In Lactococcus paracarnosus, a genomic segment contains:
- a CDS encoding tyrosine-protein phosphatase, translating into MIDIHCHILPGIDDGAKTATDTLTMLKSAVDEGITVITATPHHNPEYHNEAPLILDKVKEVQKIIEENQLPIQVLPGQEVRIYGELLTDFSDQKLLTCAGNTAYMLVEFPTNHVPRYAGELFYNMKLQGIQPILVHPERNSGIIENPNILFEFIKQGVLSQITASSVTGHFGKKIQKLTFQIIEHQLTHFVASDAHNVTSRAFKMREAFEIIEEKYGLSKAQSFKDNAASVIFNEAIYLEDPIPIKIKKFWGLF; encoded by the coding sequence ATGATTGATATCCATTGCCATATTTTGCCAGGTATAGATGATGGGGCCAAAACAGCTACAGATACATTGACCATGCTTAAGTCAGCCGTTGATGAAGGGATTACAGTGATTACTGCGACACCGCATCATAACCCCGAATATCATAATGAAGCACCTTTGATTTTAGATAAAGTCAAAGAGGTTCAAAAAATCATAGAGGAAAACCAGTTACCGATTCAAGTTCTACCAGGTCAAGAAGTGAGAATCTATGGTGAGTTGTTGACTGATTTTTCAGATCAGAAATTGTTGACTTGTGCAGGGAACACAGCGTATATGTTAGTTGAATTTCCTACAAATCATGTGCCTAGATATGCTGGGGAGCTTTTCTATAACATGAAACTACAAGGTATTCAACCTATTTTGGTTCATCCTGAACGCAATAGCGGTATTATAGAAAATCCGAATATCCTGTTTGAGTTTATCAAACAAGGTGTACTGAGTCAAATAACGGCATCCAGTGTAACAGGACATTTTGGCAAAAAAATACAGAAATTAACCTTTCAGATCATAGAACATCAGTTAACACATTTTGTTGCATCAGATGCACATAATGTGACGTCTCGTGCATTTAAGATGAGAGAGGCTTTTGAGATTATTGAAGAGAAATATGGTCTTTCAAAAGCACAGTCCTTTAAAGATAATGCAGCATCAGTTATCTTTAATGAAGCTATTTATTTGGAAGATCCAATACCGATTAAAATAAAGAAATTTTGGGGATTATTTTAA
- a CDS encoding sugar transferase produces MENVSKSNINVIEQKQKQKQNVPFKKFSLLERVIKRSLDIIGGLIGSCLFGIGVVFLFIPYQICSQKDRGPMFYKQKRYGKNGQIFHILKFRTMIVDAEHYLEQHPEVKAEYHANGNKLEKDPRVTKLGGFIRRYSIDELPQFVNVLKGDMALVGPRPILLFEAKEYGERLHYLHMCKPGITGYWTTHGRSKVLFPERADLELYYLEYHSTRHDIKLLALTIGQMFKGSDAY; encoded by the coding sequence ATGGAGAATGTTAGCAAGAGTAATATAAATGTAATAGAACAAAAACAAAAACAAAAACAAAACGTCCCTTTTAAGAAGTTTTCTCTACTTGAAAGGGTCATCAAAAGAAGTCTAGACATTATTGGTGGACTCATTGGGTCATGCTTGTTTGGTATTGGGGTTGTATTCCTGTTTATACCATATCAAATATGTTCGCAAAAAGATCGCGGTCCTATGTTTTATAAGCAAAAAAGATACGGCAAAAATGGTCAAATTTTTCATATTTTAAAATTTAGAACGATGATTGTCGATGCAGAGCACTATCTAGAACAGCATCCTGAAGTTAAAGCAGAGTATCATGCTAACGGTAATAAATTAGAAAAGGATCCGCGAGTGACTAAGCTTGGTGGATTTATCAGACGCTATTCAATTGATGAATTACCTCAATTTGTGAATGTCCTCAAAGGGGATATGGCCTTGGTTGGACCAAGACCCATTCTGCTTTTTGAGGCAAAAGAATATGGAGAGCGTCTTCACTATCTACATATGTGTAAGCCAGGTATCACAGGTTATTGGACGACACATGGCAGAAGTAAAGTGCTTTTTCCTGAGCGAGCGGACCTTGAACTTTATTATCTCGAGTACCATAGTACTAGGCATGATATCAAGTTACTCGCACTTACAATTGGACAAATGTTTAAAGGATCGGACGCGTATTAG